The DNA window TCTTTCTGTTAAACAAAGAGAGGTGTTCAAAACGATGAATGTTGCTTTTTTCCTGATACCCAAGCAAGATGTAATTTACCTCAAGATCAATTCTACCATGCGTCAGGCCATAGAAAAAATGGAATTCCACCGTTACTCGGCCATTCCCCTTATTGATGATCAGGGCTGCTACCGCGGCACGATTACGGAAGGGGATCTCCTGTGGAAGCTTAAAAATACTCCTGGTCTTAACTTTCAAAACACCCATAGCATCCGGCTGACAGAGATCGAACAGCATATTCAAAACTATCCGGTTTCCATCAACTCCCGCATGGAAGACCTGATCTCCCGGGCTGTTGAGCAGAACTTTATCCCGGTCGTGGATGATCAAAAAATCTTTATCGG is part of the Desulfitobacterium chlororespirans DSM 11544 genome and encodes:
- a CDS encoding CBS domain-containing protein → MNVAFFLIPKQDVIYLKINSTMRQAIEKMEFHRYSAIPLIDDQGCYRGTITEGDLLWKLKNTPGLNFQNTHSIRLTEIEQHIQNYPVSINSRMEDLISRAVEQNFIPVVDDQKIFIGIVRRREILEYCTKALGMLESLSLKD